From a single Gimesia fumaroli genomic region:
- a CDS encoding zinc ribbon domain-containing protein — protein MIEFQCPHCEHRIKAQINAAGIRSKCPRCKANLTVPMPDQVEPLRHDLLLEPEDFLEEEPVNKRIIDSRIKDAAKTGVEKVGRIAKLTLIIGGGGFAFLILVAVLMNLANPDAALKSRSERLEKEIEELRGRNKELEQKVALTPKVASGAPVQDEKKQAVTRKRKSPRTGDITMISGGSGYLAVDSKSHSRMMKLAIAKDDIGLSQMVLQGKIIATPIGTKVRMIDPGFLTCGVRIIDGPHSGKYCIVPVEFVSGVFN, from the coding sequence ATGATCGAATTTCAATGTCCTCATTGTGAGCACCGTATCAAAGCCCAGATAAACGCTGCCGGGATTCGGAGCAAGTGCCCGCGATGTAAAGCGAATTTGACGGTGCCAATGCCAGACCAGGTTGAACCGCTACGGCATGATCTACTGCTGGAGCCTGAGGACTTTCTTGAAGAAGAACCTGTAAACAAGAGGATTATTGATTCACGGATCAAAGACGCTGCCAAGACGGGGGTGGAAAAGGTGGGCAGGATCGCAAAGCTGACCCTGATCATCGGGGGTGGCGGGTTCGCGTTTCTCATTCTGGTGGCAGTGTTGATGAATCTGGCTAATCCCGATGCGGCACTGAAGTCCAGGTCGGAGAGGCTGGAAAAGGAGATTGAGGAACTGAGGGGTAGAAATAAAGAACTGGAACAGAAGGTGGCCCTGACGCCTAAGGTTGCGAGTGGTGCGCCCGTTCAGGATGAAAAGAAGCAGGCAGTCACTAGAAAGAGAAAATCTCCAAGAACCGGCGATATCACAATGATTAGCGGTGGGTCTGGTTATCTTGCAGTAGATTCTAAATCACACAGCAGGATGATGAAGCTGGCAATTGCGAAGGATGATATAGGCCTATCACAAATGGTTTTACAGGGGAAGATAATTGCTACCCCGATTGGTACAAAGGTAAGAATGATCGATCCTGGGTTCCTGACTTGTGGCGTCAGAATCATCGACGGACCGCATTCAGGAAAATACTGTATTGTACCTGTAGAATTCGTGTCGGGCGTCTTTAATTAA
- a CDS encoding site-specific integrase produces MILSFRKKLIDDNLSINTIVPNLKTIYYVLVSCQKAGLIKDVPDFGVPLEEEPPTPDPVPFDDLARFLEHTHVAKWPLDPEYWNRYVGFAYLTGLRRDDLKAIERKHCNEHRIKYKASKTKKTHVYPMPVWLWRMVKPQAAGRLFTVSPKRIYREMRRICNAAGIEYFTPKNIRVLSCNEWESARENCGAVIQGGAIKGWSKATGNYMTTHGLLFKGVHKLRIPSPFLTEEERNKEVNDRQRWHQMFEKLPTQMREHILGLGENMIQGS; encoded by the coding sequence ATGATTCTGAGTTTCCGGAAGAAACTGATTGATGATAATCTATCGATTAACACGATCGTTCCGAATCTGAAAACGATCTACTATGTGCTTGTTTCCTGCCAGAAAGCCGGATTGATTAAAGATGTTCCTGACTTCGGTGTGCCGCTCGAAGAGGAGCCTCCTACTCCCGATCCAGTACCGTTCGATGATCTAGCGAGATTCCTGGAACACACTCACGTTGCAAAGTGGCCACTGGATCCAGAATACTGGAATCGATATGTCGGATTCGCATACCTCACTGGTCTCAGGCGCGATGACCTGAAAGCGATCGAGAGAAAGCACTGCAACGAGCACAGAATCAAGTACAAGGCCAGTAAGACCAAAAAGACGCACGTTTACCCAATGCCAGTCTGGTTGTGGCGTATGGTCAAACCTCAGGCTGCAGGAAGGCTTTTCACGGTCTCTCCGAAAAGAATCTATCGGGAAATGCGCCGGATCTGCAATGCTGCAGGAATCGAGTATTTCACGCCGAAAAACATCCGCGTGCTTTCCTGCAACGAATGGGAATCGGCCCGGGAGAATTGCGGGGCCGTCATCCAGGGCGGTGCTATCAAAGGCTGGTCAAAAGCAACAGGCAATTATATGACTACGCACGGACTGCTGTTTAAAGGGGTTCACAAACTCAGGATTCCCAGTCCTTTTCTGACAGAAGAGGAACGCAATAAAGAAGTTAATGACAGGCAGCGTTGGCACCAAATGTTTGAGAAGCTTCCCACACAGATGCGCGAGCATATCCTGGGACTGGGGGAGAATATGATTCAAGGAAGCTGA
- a CDS encoding methyltransferase domain-containing protein, which produces MAFYDAVSQVWNEKKDLSKGAIGKEVWNAIALHIQPNSKTLEFGCGLSTLLFDYAGHRHTAIDNSRQYIDLVKSHSPSEDTTIIFSDLNSLGFYDTIPQGPFHCILIDGPAGEGNRNGVLDIIIRLVIKGTVIVVDDTNRAKDKDLSEAIQQLFNAERVIEGETSHDRKFDLIIV; this is translated from the coding sequence ATGGCTTTTTATGATGCAGTTTCTCAAGTTTGGAATGAGAAAAAGGATTTATCGAAGGGGGCAATCGGTAAGGAAGTGTGGAACGCGATTGCTCTGCACATCCAGCCGAATTCAAAAACGCTGGAGTTCGGTTGTGGCCTGAGCACCCTGCTCTTTGATTATGCTGGCCACCGGCACACGGCAATCGATAACAGCCGGCAGTACATCGATCTGGTAAAGTCTCATTCACCATCCGAAGACACTACGATTATTTTTTCCGACCTGAATAGTTTAGGTTTCTATGACACCATACCGCAGGGGCCATTCCACTGCATCCTAATTGATGGCCCCGCGGGCGAGGGAAACCGAAATGGCGTTCTGGATATAATTATCAGGCTTGTCATAAAAGGAACGGTGATTGTCGTTGATGACACGAACCGCGCGAAGGACAAGGATCTGTCAGAAGCGATTCAGCAGCTGTTCAATGCAGAACGCGTGATCGAAGGTGAGACGTCGCATGATCGGAAGTTTGATCTGATCATTGTTTAG